A genomic region of Pyrus communis chromosome 14, drPyrComm1.1, whole genome shotgun sequence contains the following coding sequences:
- the LOC137715015 gene encoding zinc finger protein 11-like, translating to MESSRANQENSDQVMTSDDQQQEGANKQAAKLYECNFCKRGFTNAQALGGHMNIHRKDKAKLKQVSSSNTIETKHHHQQQQKQYLLDIPKMPSLYSPILPTINSLQHNKPIGRDIGRNTIRAPWPWFLSEESDTTMQQLALLSQTPSHNKDHQNPGTPQVRGDQLEKSLQLSGSELDLELRLGPEPQNSSSSTANTTRKFF from the coding sequence ATGGAGTCTAGTCGGGCAAATCAAGAAAATTCAGACCAGGTGATGACATCGGATGATCAACAACAAGAAGGAGCAAACAAACAAGCAGCAAAGTTGTATGAGTGCAATTTTTGTAAAAGAGGGTTTACTAATGCACAAGCTTTAGGAGGGCACATGAACATTCACCGAAAAGACAAGGCCAAGCTCAAGCAAGTCTCCTCATCTAATACTATCGAAACtaaacaccaccaccaacaacaacaaaaacaatacCTTTTGGACATCCCAAAGATGCCATCCTTGTACTCTCCAATACTCCCTACCATCAATTCTTTGCAACACAATAAGCCTATTGGTCGTGATATTGGTAGAAACACAATAAGGGCACCATGGCCTTGGTTTCTCAGTGAAGAAAGTGACACCACTATGCAACAACTCGCACTGCTTTCTCAAACACCATCACATAACAAGGATCATCAAAATCCAGGTACACCACAAGTTCGCGGGGATCAACTTGAAAAGAGTTTGCAGTTATCAGGTTCGGAGTTAGACCTTGAGCTTAGACTAGGACCTGAGCCTCAAAATTCGTCGTCATCAACGGCAAATACTACAAGAAAGTTCTTCTGA